In the Balaenoptera musculus isolate JJ_BM4_2016_0621 chromosome 2, mBalMus1.pri.v3, whole genome shotgun sequence genome, ACAGGCTCTGGGCTGCTCTGTGGCCCCCCCCACAGTTCTGCTACTGGctgagcctccctcctgctctaGTCCGCACGGTGCTGGCTCAGCTTCTGACTGTGCTGGCCGAGCTCTGTGATGCTGGCATTCCTCACAGGAAGGATCCTGCTGGGTATGCTGAGGCTAGTCCATCTGGTCCCCTGTAGGGGCCTGTCAGGCTCACCTGTACCACCTGTTCCCAAATAGCACTGAGCAGGAAGCTGGGTTGGAGTTGGGGGACAGGAGGAGCAGAGTCTGCAAAGTAGCACAGGCCTCCCTACCTGCCAAACCCTGCCCTGATCCTAGGGCTGCAGGCAGAAAGAGATGCAGTGAGAGGCAACCGTGAGGGGTAGGTTAAGAGGGGCAGGTCCCGAGACACCAGAGCTCTACTCTTCACCTTGGATGTTTGGCACAGGGTCCCATGCAAGGACGTGGAATAAAGGCAGCCAGAGGGAGTCTCTCTCCTGCCCTAAAGATGCTACttctggggcaggagagggcagagggcaggggtcaGGGGCTAGATTTCCATCCTTGAAAGGCTTGAGTCCTCAGAGTGGGAAAATGAGGAAGCCAGAGAAGCTTGAATATTTCCAGCCACCCAGCAGGTTCCCTCGACGCAGGCGCAGAGATACCCGGTCCCCGGGGTCCAGGGGCAGTAGCACAGAGCTGGTGGCTGCCTCCCGGGTCACGTCTGGGTCGTTGGCAAAGGCCGAGATGACAGGCCATGTGTTCAGCATCAGGCTCACCTGGGGAGGGGAGCCGAGTCAGCACCTCACCCCAGTCCTTGTCCCAGGACCCCCACTTGCCTGAGGGCTTCCTTCCATCTCTGCAGCCCCAGAGGGACACTCTGGAACCtgggaacctgaggctcagagcaccCTCCTGGGAGGGCTGAGAGGTGGCCGGTGTTGGACTCTGTGCCTCCTTCACAGTCTCTGCTAGGCGGGCCCTTTCCCGCCTTGCTCCTGCCCCCCCAGGATGCAGGCCAATGGAGGTCTGCCTGGGGATCCCCTGGGCTCCACTTattccccccttcccttcccctcctgagCCGGGGATGGGACAGGGCCTAGGGTTCAGGTCACCTGGACAGTCTGGCGGTTGTACACCTTCACCACATGGAACCGGAAGCTGTAGACGCCCCGGACAGGGGCCACGAAGGAGCCTGAGGCCCGGTCAAAGCCACCGCCCTCGTTCACCAGGACCTGTGAGAAGCGACCCTACTGAGTGGGGCTTGGGGATGCCTGGGGCTCGGGGAAACCAGGATTGGGGGGAAGGGGCAGTGAGTAAGGAAAGGAAGGGGTGGCAAGTAGACCAAACAGGAGGAATGCACGGATTCAAAAGCAATGGTGAGAAAGGGCAAGGAGGGTGTGGTGGGAATGAAGGGAAGGGAGACGGGCAGCGGGC is a window encoding:
- the CBLN3 gene encoding cerebellin-3 isoform X2, with product MLGAKRHWPPGPSLSPGLTLALTLLALRTGWAQEGTEPVLLEGECLVVCEPSRAASGGPGGAALGEAPPGRVAFAAVRSHHHEPAGEIGNGTSGAIYFDQVLVNEGGGFDRASGSFVAPVRGVYSFRFHVVKVYNRQTVQVSLMLNTWPVISAFANDPDVTREAATSSVLLPLDPGDRVSLRLRRGNLLGGWKYSSFSGFLIFPL